One stretch of Anas acuta chromosome W, bAnaAcu1.1, whole genome shotgun sequence DNA includes these proteins:
- the LOC137847463 gene encoding uncharacterized protein: protein MEMWEEIFSTPGMPKKLLNEICMLLRDNTIHAHFGMTEEYEILQLGLMQTLSPEDPIPAVLQDVECLKRCIRNTNFHLLWIALKGLAAMLERPKMGLTGIILLPDVLKTLRFGNPHITAAALAVCCRVLRALMKKSASITSLRLVDLLTPYLDNEADMVRENAMKLFSACMERVLWKHRRKMWKKVHNVLLTLYLRMSEENPSVAKAAQEALMAGSELLWWDELQEVAHMNQTWRIRACLVRAASALRLEGGWPGGKERGVGAQGGRQIHR from the exons ATGGAGATGTGGGAGGAGATTTTCAGCACGCCCGGCATGCCGAAGAAGCTCCTGAACgagatttgcatgctgctgcGCGACAATACCATACATGCGCACTTTGGGATGACCGAGGAGTACGAAATCCTCCAGCTCGGCCTCATGCAGACCCTGAGCCCCGAGGACCCCATCCCCGCCGTGCTACAGGACGTGGAGTGCCTGAAGAGATGCATCAGGAACACCAACTTCCACCTGCTCTGGATCGCACTCAAAGGGCTGGCGGCGATGCTGGAGAGGCCCAAGATG ggGCTAACGGGGATTATCCTGCTGCCCGACGTCCTGAAAACCCTGCGGTTCGGCAACCCCCACATCAcggcggcggcgctggcggtgtgctgcagggtcctgcGCGCCCTGATGAAGAAGTCGGCCAGCATCACTTCCCTGCGGCTGGTCGATCTGCTCACGCCTTACTTGGACAAC gaGGCCGACATGGTGCGGGAGAATGCCATGAAGCTCTTCAGCGCGTGCATGGAGCGTGTGCTGTGGAAGCACCgcagaaagatgtggaagaaagtgcACAACGTCCTGCTGACCCTCTACCTCCGCATGAGCGAGGAGAACCCGAGCGTGGCCAAG gctgcccaggaagccctGATGGCCGGGTCcgagctgctgtggtgggacGAGCTGCAAGAAGTGGCCCACATGAACCAGACCTGGAGGATCAGAGCCTGCCTGGTGAGGGCGGCCTCCGcgctgaggctggaaggggggTGGCCGGGGGGAAAGGAACGAG GCGTCGGTGCGCAAGGAGGCCGTCAGATTCATCGGTGA